A window of the Gordonia humi genome harbors these coding sequences:
- a CDS encoding DUF4244 domain-containing protein: MGIDEWMRWWVETRTLTGRLMADEDGMSTVEYSINLN; encoded by the coding sequence ATGGGGATCGACGAATGGATGCGCTGGTGGGTGGAGACCAGGACGCTGACCGGGCGACTGATGGCCGATGAGGACGGCATGTCCACGGTCGAATACTCCATTAATCTCAATTAA